Proteins found in one Magnolia sinica isolate HGM2019 chromosome 5, MsV1, whole genome shotgun sequence genomic segment:
- the LOC131246014 gene encoding uncharacterized protein LOC131246014, translated as MAFDISAITTIPEFDDPADSYAPSTSNISEGVCPPPSSNKRKATNLSGPMGRFLTPIREDGDIGMIVHGVDDVHADVDADDERPRPSDEVNEDDDDDDDLLGVDDL; from the exons ATGGCCTTTGATATTAGTGCCATTACAACTATTCCGGAGTTTGATGATCCAGCTGATAGCTATGCACCATCAACATCTAATATTTCTGAAGGAGTTTGCCCTCCACCTTCCTCAAACAAAAGGAAGGCAACTAATTTAA GTGGTCCTATGGGAAGATTTCTTACTCCTATAAGAGAGGACGGAGATATAGGAATGATTGttcatggtgtggatgatgtACATGCAGATGTTGATGCTGATGATGAAAGGCCTAGACCTAGTGACGAAGTGAATGAGGATGACGATGACGACGATGATCTATTAGGTGTAGATGACCTTTAG